GCGCGGCGGACGCCTTGCCGATCCCCGCGGCGCCGGGCTCCTTGTACCAAGGCCGCAGTTGGAGCAGGGCGGGCTTGATACCGGTGGCCAGCAGCAGGGCCTTGCCCTTGGGCAGGGCGCGGATCTGGTCGGGCGGCAGGATCCGCTCCTGCCGCATCGAGGTGGAGGTGGAGCGGCCCGACTCCGAGGTGGAGTGGGAGACGCTCTCGACGTCGTGCTCGCCCACCAGGCGGCTGAGCTTGTCGGCGAAGTCGGCGTCGTCGATGCCGCTGCCCAGGACCTTGATCGTGGCGGCGGACCACATGGCGTCCATGCCCGCCTCGCCCCAGCACTTCTGGCCCTGCCGGTAGGACTGCAGGATCGTGATCGGGATGACCCCGCGCGAACCCAAGTGCGAATACAGATCCGGGAGATCCTGGATCTTGCACACGTTGGCGGCCTCGTCGAGGATGGCCAGCAACGGCGGGTCGAGCCGGCCGCCGTCGCGCTCGGCCTGGACGACGGCGGAGCGCATCACGGAGTCGGCCGCCGCGGCGATCAGCGCCGACGCCGAGCCGCCGCCGTCCTTGGACAGCAGGAACAGGGTGTCGCGACTGGAGGCGAAGGCCGACGGCTTGAACTCCGGCAGGGTGTCGGACGGGGTGACCCAGACGGCGATGCCGGGGTCCAGCAGGCAGGCCGCGTACTGACGGGCCGTCTCGTAGATGCCGTCGCGCGTTTCGACGGCGCCGGAGACGGTGCCCTGCAGCTGGGCGGCGATGGCGGTGAGCCCGTTCGCCTTGAGGAGGTCGATCGGGGTGCGGTCGGAGGGCTGGGCGAGCCACCCGAGGACGTCGGTGATCGGCCTGCCGTCGGCGCCCGCCGCGAGGAACAGCGCCGTGAGGGTGTTGGCGGCGGCGGTGGACCAGAAGTCGGTGGCGTTGGAGGCGTCGACGCTCGCGGTGACGAAGTGCCCGGCCAGACGGCGGGCGCCGGGCAGGTCGCGGGCGTCGTGCAGCGGATCCCACCACATGGCCTGCTCGGTGTGGGCGATCTGCTGCGGGTCCATCGTCCACACGCGGCCGACGGCAGAGCGGGCATCGACGGTCGCGGTGAACGCGTCGCCCGCCGCCTTGTTGGAGGTCAGCAGGACCGGGCCGGGGGCGGACAGGATCGACGGCACCGCCAGGCTGGTCGTCTTGCCGCTTCGCGGCGCCATGATGGCCACGGCGACGTCCTCCCAGGACGCGCGGACCTCCGGGCCGCTCTCGCCCAGGGTGCCGAGCAGGATGCCGGTGTCCTGGGGGCGGATGCTGCCGGGCTTCGCCGCGGCCAGGCTGGGGCGCAGGCTCTTGGCCTTCGCGGTGATCTCCTTGGGCAGCAGCACCGCGAGGTCGCGGCTGGTGGCGAGACCGGCGGACTTGGAGCGGCGGCGCAGCCACACCCGCAGGCCGAGGGCCGCGGCGGCGACGGCGAGGAGGCCGGGGGCGATCCGGGCGCCGAGCAGGAGCGCGACGGCGCCCAGGGCGGGCCAGGTCTGCTGCGGGTGCAGGGCAGCGGCGATCGGCTGGAACGGCGCCCAGCTGCCGCTCCCGGCAAGGGTGTTGGTGGTGTTGCCGCAGACCCAGGCGAGGGAGCCGTAGGCGATCAGCGCCGATCCGGCGCCGATCAGGGTGTAGAGGAGGGCGTCGGTGCCCGGGGACGGGGACGGTGAGGAAGGGGAGGAGGGGGGCAGTGGGGGTCCTTGCAGGGGAAGCCGGACCGCGGGAAGCAGCACGCGGTCGGCGCGGGGAAGCCGCAGCGCGCGCGAAGACAGCGCGGTCGGCGTGGGGAAGCTCAACTGCGGCTCGAAGCAGCGCAGTCGGCGGGAAGGGGTGCCGTCGCCCCGTCGGGTGGGGCGCGGTCAGCGTGCGGGCGGCTCGGCGATCCGCGGGTGCGGGGCGGCGGTGCGGGCGGCCTCGGCGGTGGCGGCCTGGTGGATGCGGGCGCCCGGTCCGGCCGCCTGGGCGGCGGGCGAGAAGGCGCGGGCGGCCGAGTACCGCCGCCGGGTTTCGGCGGCGTCGAGGTGTCCGAGCCGGTCGGCGACGGCGGCCACCCGGTAGGCGCCGAGGGCGAGTTCGGCACCTTCGCGATAGAGCGGCTCGTGGACGGCCGGGTCGCTCCAGGCGTCGGCGGCGTAGGCGCCGAGGCGGGTGAGGAGCGCGGCGAGCGCCTGGACGGGGCCGGGCGGCAGGAACAGCCCGTGGAGAAGTTCGGCGGCCTCGTCGGGGTTCATCGCCTCGACGTATTCGCCCAGCTCGGCGATGGCGTGGGACATCCGGGCGGTGGCGTCGTGGGCACGGTTGGCGGGTGGGCGGGCGTGGGGTTGGGGCAGGAGGGTGCCTTTCGTTCAGCGGGATCGGCGTGCGGGCGGTGCGGGAGTCGGCTCTCGGGCCGGGGCGGGGGTGCTGCGGACCGGGCGGGTACCGGGGCCGAGCAGCGCCGCAGCGGCGAGGCGGCGGGATTCGACGTCGAGCAGCTGGCAGACGGCCATGGCGCGGGACAGGTCGCGCTCCAGTTGCGGGGGGCGGCCGTCCGGGCGGGCGAGGGGCGCGATGATCCGCACCTCGTGGCTGTCCACCCGCAGCGCGATCCAGCGGCAGGACGGCGCGTCGCCGCCGGGGGCGATGCCGGTGGCGGCCAGCACCCGGCGGATGGCCTCGGCCCAGCGGGCGTCGGTGAGCAGGGGCGAGTCGGGGTGGTCGCGCAGCGTGCAGTGCCACACGTCCCGCTCGCGCCCCGGACGGCGCTCGCGCTCGGGCCGCAGGCGGATGAGGTCGGCGTCCAGGTCGGCGGCGAGCGCGTCGAGTTCGGCGGTTTCCGGCCGGGGCAGCTCGACGACGGGGCGCCAGGCGGCGACGACCCGCACCCGCGGGTGGCCGGGGCGGTGGCAGGCCTGCTGCTGGGCGGATACCAGCAGGTCCCGGGTACTGGCGTAGCGGGTGATGCTCGGAATCAAGGGAAGGAACGTTTCTTCATCGCCGCAGCCCCGGCCGGGCCTGCGCCGGTGCAGCCGGGGCTGCGGCCGACGCGGTGGCGGCCGTCGGGGCGGCTGTGGAACGGATGCCGGCGGGGCGGGGGGCGGCGTCGCGCAGGCCGACGACCACGTCCGCGAGGTCGGCGCCCGCGTCGTACACGTCCTGGCTGGTGCGGCCGAGGTCGAGCTGTAGGTGGGCGGTCCCCTCCCGGGCACCGCTCCAGCGCGCCGCGGCGCCGAAGAAGTCCGACAGCGCTTCGAGGTGCTGCTCCGCCTGCTCGACGAGGCGGGCCGCCTCGGCGGGGTCGGCCGTCTCGTCGAGCCGGGCGGTAAGCCGGCGCACCGCAGTGGCGGGGTCGGGTTCCGTGCTCGCCGCCTGGAGGGAGCTGCTCCCGTTCGCGCGCTCCGCAGCGGGGGCGGCTTCGGCGCGGACGGGCGGTGGGGACGCTCCGGTCCCGATGGAAGTGGAGCGGACGGTGGCGGCCTGGCGGCGGTCCGCGGTGGCCGCGGGGCGGGGAAGGTAGCTGACGGCGTCGGCGGAGGCGGCGAGGTCGGCCATGCTCCGGCTGCCGGTGTGGAAGAAGTCGGCCAGGCCGCCGTCGGGGCCCTCGCCCGCGGTGCGGCGGACGTGGTCGCCTGCCCGCTGGAGCACATCGGCCATCGCGTAGATGGGGCCGTGCGGGCCGCTGACCAGCTGGGCGGCGGCGTCGGAGAGGTCGTGGACGCTGTCCATCTCCTCCAGCAGGCCCAGCAGTTGGTCGATGCTGCGGGACATGGAGTCGAGGGCCTCCATCGTCCGCTCGTCGAGGTCGGAGACCCGCAACTCCGCATCGAGGTCGACCCGGTAGCCGGCGGCGGCCAGCCGCTCAGCGGCCCGGGTGGCCAGGGCGCGCCAGATGAGCGGTCCCTCCTGCGTCTGCAGGTGCACCGGGGCGGCGGCCCTCCGCGGGGGGCGGAAGCCGAGGTTCGCGATCAGGCGCAGGGCCCTCTCGTCGGCGCCGCGTACCTCCACCGGGCCGAAGGAGCCCGGCACGATGCTGATCTCGGGCGTGTTCAGCGCATGCTCCGGGCGACGGAGCCCGTGTTGGCGGCCAGTTCGATGCCGGTGGCCGTGGCCGGGGACGGCGTCGCTGTCGCGGAGGCGGAGGCGGAGGCGAGTGCGGCGGCGCGGCGGCGCTCGATGCGGGTGGCCGGCGCGGGC
The window above is part of the Kitasatospora sp. NA04385 genome. Proteins encoded here:
- a CDS encoding type IV secretory system conjugative DNA transfer family protein yields the protein MPPSSPSSPSPSPGTDALLYTLIGAGSALIAYGSLAWVCGNTTNTLAGSGSWAPFQPIAAALHPQQTWPALGAVALLLGARIAPGLLAVAAAALGLRVWLRRRSKSAGLATSRDLAVLLPKEITAKAKSLRPSLAAAKPGSIRPQDTGILLGTLGESGPEVRASWEDVAVAIMAPRSGKTTSLAVPSILSAPGPVLLTSNKAAGDAFTATVDARSAVGRVWTMDPQQIAHTEQAMWWDPLHDARDLPGARRLAGHFVTASVDASNATDFWSTAAANTLTALFLAAGADGRPITDVLGWLAQPSDRTPIDLLKANGLTAIAAQLQGTVSGAVETRDGIYETARQYAACLLDPGIAVWVTPSDTLPEFKPSAFASSRDTLFLLSKDGGGSASALIAAAADSVMRSAVVQAERDGGRLDPPLLAILDEAANVCKIQDLPDLYSHLGSRGVIPITILQSYRQGQKCWGEAGMDAMWSAATIKVLGSGIDDADFADKLSRLVGEHDVESVSHSTSESGRSTSTSMRQERILPPDQIRALPKGKALLLATGIKPALLQLRPWYKEPGAAGIGKASAAQTAAITARALAKAGAAA